A stretch of Pyrenophora tritici-repentis strain M4 chromosome 7, whole genome shotgun sequence DNA encodes these proteins:
- a CDS encoding HisJ, ABC-type amino acid transport-signal transduction protein, which translates to MMNPALKLTAACLLIISFASASSTPPITSEHQYETSSSSYSVPASFEHGNITSILDRIQARGYLKVGTTGDYKPFSYKVTNRTALPGTSAINTTYIGADIDLAQTLSDSLSLPHPIEFVPTIWANLTADVTAQKFDIAMTGVSITLPRAQKGFFSTAIQRVGKAACVRCADLAKFSSLAAIDTAGVKVAVNPGGTNEAFDRTNLKKATIVLVQDNNAVYQAVIQGQADAMISDIVEVELQVRLHPETLCIVNPDQAFTFEELGYMIGRDVVWKQYLDTFVHVQLGSGNWNRTLEKWMSYQWPSV; encoded by the exons ATGATGAATCCTGCTTTGAAGCTTACTGCAGCTTGTCTGCTCATCATCTCGTTTGCCAGTGCCTCATCTACGCCTCCTATAACAAGTGAGCATCAATACGAGACGTCGTCCTCGAG CTACTCGGTACCAGCATCATTCGAGCATGGCAACATCACCTCTATTCTCGATAGAATCCAGGCACGTGGCTACCTGAAAGTTGGCACGACTGGAGACTACAAGCCTTTCTCGTACAAGGTTACCAACCGAACCGCTCTACCCGGCACATCAGCCATCAACACGACCTACATCGGTGCGGATATCGATCTTGCTCAGACCCTGTCAGACTCACTATCCCTCCCGCATCCCATCGAGTTTGTCCCCACCATCTGGGCGAACCTGACCGCCGACGTAACCGCCCAAAAATTCGACATCGCCATGACCGGCGTCAGCATCACGCTACCCCGCGCACAAAAGGGCTTTTTTTCCACCGCCATCCAACGTGTCGGCAAAGCAGCATGCGTGAGATGTGCAGACCTCGCCAAATTCTCCTCCTTGGCAGCCATCGACACGGCTGGCGTCAAGGTCGCTGTCAACCCAGGTGGTACCAATGAGGCGTTTGACCGCACGAATTTGAAAAAAGCAACGATTGTTTTGGTCCAGGATAACAATGCAGTTTATCAAGCTGTTATCCAAGGCCAGGCTGATGCTATGATCAGCGATATTGTAGAGGTTGAACTACAGGTCCGGTTGCACCCTGAGACGCTTTGCATTGTCAATCCGGATCAAGCCTTTACGTTTGAGGAACTGGGCTATATGATTGGGCGAGATGTTGTGTGGAAGCAGTATTTGGACACTTTTGTGCATGTTCAGCTGGGAAGTGGCAACTGGAATCGCACGTTGGAGAAGTGGATGTCGTATCAATGGCCGTCTGTATAG
- a CDS encoding Tgt, Queuine-archaeosine tRNA-ribosyltransferase produces MSTEPSLQKLEQLPAEMLEFALLKTTGSLAPRLGRLSFPGRKSILTPGFIGNTSRGVIPHISQDNFGKSVDLGGVYVALEDFVEKLPQKTPPIFKYEVSEPLRRFIALPQDTLLVLGARRNPPIPSPHANSNSEVGLLTSVGFTALSSEYYAGAARKLQPDIVVGLADIPFGQAVVGTKRKDKMSDRTETWLRDLVVKQGTLEKGEKAWSIFAPILPIERELQTWYLEHLLDDMVDKIGGIAIYDAYLLDDLSEKLHCLPRLSFHAPVSPQDLLRQVSLGIDVFTVPFVNDATDAGIVLDFTFPTPAKDSTSSTRRSLGIDMWSGDHAQSVTPLSAKCTCYACTNHHRAFLQHLLAAKEMLGWVLIQIHNHEILSAFFTGVRSSIDAGTFDADVAAFEAYYEPTLPEKTGQGPRVRGYQFKSESHAKREKKNPKAFQKFSEEEILRLKAAHGQRPSEKPEMRDVIDDEALLGLMSMHGETVDADLVAQLDGLQLQDDKKA; encoded by the exons ATGTCTACAGAGCCATCATTACAAAAGCTGGAGCAACTACCAGCCGAAATGCTCGAGTTTGCGCTGCTCAAGACGACAGGCTCGCTTGCCCCACGTCTGGGCCGGCTGTCGTTTCCAGGGCGAAAGAGCATCTTGACGCCCGGGTTTATTGGCAATACATCGCGGGGCGTGATTCCGCATATTTCCCAGGACAACTTTGGGAAGAGCGTCGATCTTGGTGGGGTATACGTCGCGTTGGAGGACT TTGTTGAGAAACTTCCTCAGAAAACTCCGCCGATTTTCAAGTATGAGGTTTCCGAGCCGCTGCGCAGATTTATCGCCCTTCCGCAGGATACGCTGCTTGTTCTCGGCGCGCGACGCAATCCGCCTATACCGAGCCCTCATGCCAACTCCAATAGCGAGGTAGGCTTGTTGACGTCTGTTGGCTTTACGGCTCTCAGTTCGGAGTATTATGCTGGCGCTGCGAGGAAACTGCAACCGGACATTGTCGTGGGCTTGGCCGACATACCGTTCGGTCAGGCAGTGGTGGGCACCAAGCGGAAAGACAAGATGAGCGACCGAACTGAGACATGGCTGCGGGACCTAGTGGTGAAGCAGGGCACATTGGAAAAGGGCGAGAAAGCATGGAGCATCTTCGCGCCCATACTGCCTATCGAACGCGAGCTGCAGACATGGTATCTCGAGCACTTACTGGATGACATGGTGGACAAGATCGGCGGCATCGCTATATACGACGCATACCTACTTGATGATCTCTCAGAAAAGCTACATTGCCTCCCTCGATTATCTTTCCATGCGCCAGTCAGCCCTCAGGACCTCCTCCGTCAGGTCAGCCTAGGCATAGACGTCTTCACCGTGCCTTTCGTCAACGATGCGACCGACGCGGGCATTGTCCTAGACTTTACCTTCCCAACGCCTGCCAAAGACTCCACCTCTAGCACCCGTCGTTCCCTAGGCATCGACATGTGGAGCGGCGACCACGCGCAATCCGTCACTCCACTGTCCGCAAAATGCACCTGCTACGCATGCACCAACCACCACCGCGCTTTCCTCCAGCACCTCCTGGCCGCCAAAGAGATGCTCGGCTGGGTCCTCATTCAAATCCACAACCACGAGATCCTCTCCGCCTTCTTCACCGGCGTTCGATCCTCCATCGATGCCGGCACGTTCGACGCCGACGTCGCTGCTTTCGAAGCCTACTATGAGCCCACGCTCCCCGAGAAGACTGGCCAAGGACCGCGAGTTAGAGGCTACCAGTTCAAGAGCGAGTCGCATGCGaagagggagaagaagaacCCCAAGGCGTTTCAGAAGTTTAGCGAAGAGGAGATTTTGAGGCTCAAGGCTGCTCATGGGCAGCGGCCGAGTGAGAAGCCGGAGATGAGGGACGTGATTGATGATGAGGCACTGTTGGGACTGATGAGCATGCATGGGGAGACGGTTGATGCGGATCTGGTTGCGCAGTTGGATGGGCTGCAGTTGCAGGATGATAAGAAGGCTTGA
- a CDS encoding Phy, 3-phytase (myo-inositol-hexaphosphate 3-phosphohydrolase), which produces MRFVTTCAAWAAAVFSFVVAQEVNVTIVPVATGFKAENTGFVYGTSPLLVANDKSAADGGFRTFAVSNGSSFQEISHLKTGRSKIVVPVLDIGGRDLIVNVPSPDSLIRVFDAKTSKAVESNDKKQLGDWSAACVWRSPTSGESYIFLFGKKMVVQFLTRDTKKRVEVLEVQTFAAPIEAETCAVFSAGQVFFSAEDRPLYSFQASESTQAPEIQTLDEKMGVEGLATYHGNSSEYLFVAHDEAIDVYDSGMKKKGSLLLSGISKLSIKGGLSVLQSTLPGYPSGAFAFAFEGKDDSGVAVGSLNGVLTSFGIKTNTKYSPENQHCDSCVSPVSGKCSKNGFISDKVCSCFAGFTGHDCTKTTCANDCSGHGKCDGPNVCKCKDGWTGPDCSFVAVKAKHETEANGGDGDDPAMWIHPTRPDQSKIITTTKSDDGEGFGVFDLEGKLLQHLTANEPNNVDVIYNFTVDGRKVDLAYAACRGDNTMCIVGVNSTGYLSDISGGTQALPADYEPYGSCTYRSQKTGKQYLFVNNKEAQYLQYELTATTNGTLQTTLVRQFQGGSGGQVEGCVADEGAGYVFIGEEPLGIWRYEAEPTGSHTGVQIATVGDASGLHADVEGITLVPAKSGPDGYIIVSSQGISAYLVYERAPPHKYVETFTIVDNEKKGIDHVSNTDGITAVGNVLNEDFPGGLFVTHDDANELAEGGTAKEASFKLVSLVDILGKERVEKLGY; this is translated from the exons ATGAGATTTGTTACAACATGTGCGGCATGGGCGGCCGCTGTCTTTTCGTTTGTTGTGGCTCAAGAAGTCAATGTCACGATCGTTCCTGTGGCTACTGGATTTAAAGCGGAGAACACGGGCTTCGTTTACGGTACATCGCCTCTCCTTGTCGCCAACGATAAAAGCGCAGCGGATGGCGGGTTTAGAACGTTTGCAGTTTCCAATGGAAGCAGTTTCCAAGAAATATCGCATTTGAAGACTGGTCGCTCGAAAATTGTTGTCCCTGTTCTCGATATTGGCGGTCGAGATCTGATCGTCAACGTTCCCTCGCCCGACTCACTCATCCGGGTTTTCGACGCAAAGACCAGTAAAGCGGTCGAGAGTAACGACAAGAAACAACTGGGCGATTGGAGTGCGGCGTGCGTCTGGCGTAGCCCAACAAGTGGAGAGAGCTACATCTTCCTGTTCGGCAAAAAGATGGTGGTCCAGTTCCTGACTAGAGATACTAAGAAGCGTGTTGAAGTACTGGAG GTGCAAACATTCGCTGCTCCCATAGAAGCCGAAACCTGTGCCGTCTTCTCAGCCGGCCAAGTCTTCTTCTCCGCGGAAGATAGACCCTTGTACTCTTTTCAAGCTTCAGAGTCGACTCAAGCTCCTGAGATCCAGACGTTAGATGAAAAAATGGGAGTGGAGGGATTGGCTACGTATCATGGCAATTCTAGCGAATATCTTTTCGTGGCTCACGATGAGGCCATCGACGTATACGACTCCGggatgaagaagaaaggaaGCCTGTTATTGAGCGGCATCTCTAAGCTTTCGATCAAAGGAGGGTTATCGGTTCTTCAGTCCACACTCCCGGGTTATCCATCCGGGGCTTTCGCATTCGCCTTTGAGGGAAAAGATGATTCCGGTGTCGCTGTAGGCTCACTAAATGGCGTTCTTACTTCGTTTGGTATCAAGACAAACACAAAGTATAGCCCTGAAAATCAGCATTGTGACAGTTGCGTAAGCCCCGTCTCAGGCAAGTGCTCCAAGAATGGCTTCATCTCCGACAAGGTTTGCTCTTGTTTTGCAGGCTTCACCGGTCACGACTGCACAAAGACGACCTGCGCCAACGACTGTTCTGGTCATGGAAAATGCGATGGTCCCAATGTCTGCAAGTGCAAGGACGGATGGACTGGTCCTGACTGTTCGTTTGTCGCGGTCAAGGCCAAGCACGAGACTGAGGCAAACGGTGGCGATGGCGATGACCCGGCAATGTGGATTCACCCTACTAGGCCAGACCAGAGCAAGATCATCACTACGACGAAATCTGATGACGGTGAGGGATTCGGCGTCTTCGATCTAGAAGGAAAGCTCCTGCAGCATCTGACTGCGAATGAGCCGAACAATGTCGATGTCATCTACAACTTCACCGTTGATGGGCGCAAGGTCGATCTTGCATATGCGGCGTGTCGCGGCGACAACACAATGTG CATCGTCGGAGTAAACAGCACCGGCTACCTCAGCGATATCTCCGGTGGCACCCAGGCACTACCCGCAGACTACGAACCCTACGGCTCATGCACCTATCGCTCTCAGAAAACGGGAAAGCAATACCTCTTCGTCAACAACAAAGAAGCACAATACCTGCAATACGAACTCACCGCCACCACCAACGGCACCCTTCAAACAACGCTCGTCCGCCAATTCCAGGGCGGCTCCGGTGGACAAGTCGAAGGCTGCGTCGCCGACGAAGGCGCCGGCTACGTCTTCATCGGCGAAGAACCCCTCGGCATCTGGCGCTACGAAGCAGAACCCACCGGATCGCATACCGGTGTCCAGATCGCCACTGTGGGCGATGCAAGCGGGCTACACGCCGACGTTGAAGGTATTACCCTCGTGCCTGCCAAGTCGGGCCCTGACGGTTACATCATCGTGTCATCACAGGGTATCTCTGCCTACCTCGTCTACGAACGCGCGCCGCCGCACAAGTACGTAGAGACGTTTACGATTGTGGATAATGAGAAGAAGGGTATCGACCATGTGAGCAACACGGATGGTATTACCGCAGTTGGGAATGTGCTGAATGAGGATTTCCCGGGCGGGCTGTTTGTTACACATGATGATGCTAATGAGCTTGCTGAGGGAGGTACGGCGAAGGAAGCGAGTTTCAAGCTTGTTAGTTTGGTGGATATATTGGGGAAAGAGAGGGTTGAGAAGTTGGGGTACTAG
- a CDS encoding SSL2, DNA or RNA helicase superfamily II, whose amino-acid sequence MPPKRKAPTAADVAAEDDWDDNDEGPMSDQDTFDQLKEEFDVKAMTKRARAGRVRDAAADLFRKSDQWSAPLKPDHFNRPLWVNDAGGIILESFHPLFDEAQDFLINIAEPQSRVSKMHEYQLTTHSLFAAVSVGHSKEEIIDKLDRYSKTALSAAIIQFVEKSTSAFGKAKIVLKKTLSYIESEDPAILQKLLRDPIVAGCRADATDGLIKEAAPKIGQMAIPGTKLAAGANNMAQQPQPEAVQNPAPSDMVAALREDDDDDEVAQVHSFQIRSEEREKVVKRCRAIGLPLTEEYDFNNDDTNPNLEIDLKPHAQIRYYQEKALGKMFSNSRARSGIIVLPCGAGKTLVGITAACGVKKSVMVLCTSAMSVVQWRAEFIKWSNINPEDIAVFTADNKTRFPRQAGIIISTYSMISNARKRSHDAEKVMQFIREREWGLLIADEVHVVPANIFKKVTYEIASHAKLGLTATLLREDDKIDDLNFLIGPKLYEANWQELSEQGHIAKVQCAEVWCQMTPEFYTEWLKPSSLQKRALLSIMNPKKFQACQFLINYHESRGDKIIVFSDNVYALEKYSRKLGKAYIYGATPQQERLRILENFQHNDQINTIFLSKIGDTSLDLPEATCLIQISSHYGSRRQEAQRLGRILRAKRRNDEGFNAFFYSLVSKDTDEMYYSSKRQAFLVDQGYAFKVITRLEGLDSFPQLAFATPQERRELLTDVVLAKEEDAKAERIEDDAFGTKYASQKGNRKKNGVRRAAGTLSEFSGGQTMAYMEVNKSRNKDLKGTKGVQNAFLRKLGRSGPKK is encoded by the coding sequence ATGCCGCCTAAGCGCAAAGCGCCGACAGCAGCAGACGTAGCGGCCGAGGATGACTGGGACGATAATGATGAGGGTCCCATGAGCGACCAGGACACGTTCGACCAGCTCAAGGAAGAGTTTGACGTCAAGGCCATGACAAAGCGAGCGCGCGCTGGGAGAGTCAGAGACGCCGCTGCAGACCTGTTCAGAAAGTCGGACCAGTGGAGTGCGCCGCTCAAGCCTGACCACTTCAACCGTCCGCTCTGGGTCAACGATGCGGGTGGCATCATCCTCGAGTCCTTCCACCCCCTCTTCGATGAGGCACAGGACTTTTTGATCAACATCGCCGAGCCGCAGTCGCGTGTCTCCAAGATGCACGAGTACCAACTTACCACCCACAGTCTCTTCGCCGCCGTTAGTGTCGGTCATTCCAAGGAGGAGATTATCGACAAACTGGACCGCTACTCCAAGACGGCATTATCTGCTGCCATCATACAGTTTGTCGAAAAGTCTACGTCCGCTTTTGGCAAAGCTAAGATCGTCTTGAAAAAGACGCTATCATACATTGAGAGTGAGGATCCGGCCATACTCCAGAAACTTCTCCGCGATCCCATCGTCGCAGGCTGCAGAGCAGACGCCACCGATGGTCTCATCAAGGAGGCTGCCCCTAAGATTGGTCAGATGGCCATCCCCGGTACCAAGCTAGCTGCTGGCGCCAACAACATGGCTCAGCAGCCACAGCCAGAAGCAGTCCAGAACCCTGCACCCAGTGACATGGTTGCCGCCCTTAGGgaagacgacgatgacgacgaagTAGCACAGGTTCATTCCTTTCAGATCAGGAGTGAGGAGCGCGAAAAGGTCGTCAAGCGCTGTCGAGCCATCGGTCTACCGCTTACCGAGGAGTATGATTTCAACAATGACGACACAAATCCAAACTTAGAAATCGACCTCAAGCCCCATGCGCAGATAAGATACTACCAGGAAAAGGCACTTGGTAAGATGTTTTCAAATTCCCGAGCACGTTCAGGCATCATCGTGTTGCCCTGTGGTGCAGGTAAGACATTGGTTGGCATTACAGCCGCCTGCGGTGTCAAGAAGTCTGTCATGGTCCTGTGCACCAGCGCCATGTCGGTCGTTCAGTGGCGAGCCGAATTCATCAAGTGGTCCAATATCAACCCTGAGGATATTGCCGTTTTCACTGCAGATAACAAAACCAGATTCCCTCGCCAGGCTGGCATAATTATCAGCACCTACTCTATGATCAGTAACGCGAGGAAGCGTTCGCACGATGCTGAGAAAGTGATGCAATTCATCCGAGAACGAGAATGGGGACTGCTGATCGCCGACGAGGTGCATGTTGTACCGGCAAACATCTTCAAAAAAGTCACCTACGAAATCGCTTCGCACGCAAAACTCGGTCTAACCGCTACCCTGCTGCGAGAAGACGACAAGATTGACGATCTCAATTTCTTGATCGGGCCCAAGCTGTACGAAGCCAACTGGCAGGAACTGTCCGAACAGGGCCATATTGCCAAAGTCCAGTGTGCTGAGGTCTGGTGCCAGATGACTCCCGAGTTTTATACCGAATGGCTGAAGCCTTCTTCACTACAGAAGCGCGCATTGCTGTCAATTATGAACCCAAAGAAGTTTCAAGCCTGTCAGTTCTTGATCAATTACCACGAATCAAGAGGCGACAAGATCATCGTCTTCTCCGACAATGTCTACGCGCTGGAAAAATACTCGCGTAAACTTGGCAAGGCGTACATTTACGGAGCGACCCCTCAACAAGAACGTCTGAGAATTCTGGAGAACTTCCAACACAATGACCAAATCAACACTATCTTCCTGTCCAAGATTGGAGACACCAGTTTGGATCTTCCCGAGGCGACTTGTCTCATTCAAATCTCATCACATTACGGTTCGCGCCGTCAAGAAGCCCAGCGCCTAGGCAGAATCCTGCGGGCCAAGAGGAGGAACGACGAAGGCTTCAATGCCTTTTTCTACTCCCTCGTCTCCAAAGATACAGATGAGATGTACTACTCCTCCAAGCGCCAAGCCTTTCTCGTCGACCAAGGCTACGCCTTCAAAGTCATCACCCGTCTCGAAGGCTTAGATTCATTCCCCCAGCTGGCGTTTGCAACACCACAGGAACGAAGAGAGCTGCTCACAGATGTCGTGCTTgccaaagaagaagatgCAAAGGCAGAGCGGATCGAAGACGACGCGTTTGGCACAAAGTACGCTTCGCAAAAGGGCAACAGGAAGAAGAATGGTGTGCGGAGGGCGGCTGGTACATTGTCGGAGTTCTCGGGTGGCCAAACTATGGCGTATATGGAGGTCAATAAGAGTAGGAATAAGGATCTCAAGGGAACTAAGGGAGTGCAGAATGCTTTCCTGAGGAAGCTTGGCAGGTCGGGGCCGAAGAAGTAA
- a CDS encoding high-temperature-induced dauer-formation protein, translating into MGASDSKLSFKQGIFRLSEPKQIPPDDIYWTSFWELPESTEDVFSLFSPADIRRTRDNNLANLETLILAVTSRLIVLRNHPSFPDPELAPERDALNCIRVLTRLLPFLYEADHLETWEDQFFWAARRKRSRRGQLVRSEVIFDEADPEQTPTEKEPEFENAKPLAEEIIDTLIDLLFFSEFSLPKVSAGKNKVTYAIWQSGVGCNTPIASTKEFESNRTEILRLLLTLASKSMYMSAGILPVKGVKAITYIATCPDKQVVLSVLCSLLNTTLKYNPATWRVPYDHVVFKDQRQVLVTYCLQLLLVLILYPIPESGNGPAPKNFFRHFLGRLHRPQDFQFLVDGMTRILNQPLQANTSYLPGSHKSLTWAPEMIMLFWEALQCNKRFRSFIIDTDRAHDFVVLVLYYAIDQRNDPSKQGLVRMCIFVLQTLSVEPQFGKSLNKTFEGQESLPASIRIPNFHGTYADYVITSIYTLLTTGKGRLDAIYPALLAILNNIAAYVQNLGRASSSKLLQLFASMSSPSFLFANENNHTLLHSLLEVLNAILEHQYQHNPNLVYAIVRSQKRFQALRDFTLESGQEELERQNQQRKEGSDDISRTASIDSLRSPTVARTPTLGNVPEEDSAFAIGDDDDSDAEETRPLEAQRSPIQSPSSASRSASIASSVDDSVPLQLRGMSEKARGKMPVGQPAFSRQNSMTSLHSLAGPALATNDFFTPSVPWLEGWLSELPLHTILMLISQLGPKIPQTGNSQETAEALNIIRETEVRGIEPSPIRVHLFEWSPLSLGWYESLLWGFVFAAEMLVAKGTAGVWNNTSIRLFKVQETSAAAPSLLQPRGAVDAVGSNLVQRIGSLNIRGAVAQASQAAQRSPSSTGSGGQQGTVRDV; encoded by the exons ATGGGTGCATCCGACTCTAAACTCTCCTTCAAGCAGGGCATCTTCCGCCTGTCGGAGCCCAAGCAGATTCCTCCAGACGATATCTACTGGACCAGC TTCTGGGAGCTGCCAGAGTCGACTGAGGATGTCTTCTCGCTCTTTTCCCCCGCAGATATCCGCCGTACGCGCGACAACAACCTAGCCAATCTAGAGACGCTCATTCTCGCTGTCACTTCACGCCTCATTGTCCTCCGCAACCACCCTTCCTTCCCCGACCCCGAGCTTGCACCCGAGCGTGATGCCCTCAATTGCATACGAGTCCTCACGCGACTTCTCCCTTTTCTGTATGAGGCCGATCACCTAGAGACGTGGGAGGACCAGTTCTTCTGGGCTGCGCGGCGGAAGCGCAGCCGGCGGGGCCAGCTGGTGCGAAGCGAAGTTATCTTTGACGAAGCCGATCCAGAGCAGACGCCCACGGAGAAGGAGCCCGAGTTCGAGAATGCGAAACCGCTCGCAGAGGAGATTATCGACACCCTCATTGATCTGCTCTTCTTCTCAGAGTTTAGCCTTCCCAAGGTCTCGGCTGGCAAGAACAAGGTCACGTATGCGATATGGCAGAGCGGCGTCGGCTGCAACACGCCCATCGCCTCGACCAAGGAGTTTGAGAGCAACAGGACCGAGATCTTGCGCCTCTTGCTAACACTGGCAAGCAAGTCCATGTACATGTCTGCGGGTATCCTGCCAGTAAAGGGTGTCAAGGCCATCACGTACATTGCGACATGTCCGGACAAGCAGGTCGTCCTATCCGTTCTCTGCTCACTCCTAAACACAACACTCAAGTATAACCCTGCGACATGGCGCGTGCCATACGATCACGTCGTATTCAAAGACCAGCGACAGGTCCTGGTCACATACTGTCTGCAACTACTCCTAGTTCTCATTTTGTACCCAATACCCGAGTCTGGCAATGGTCCAGCGCCAAAGAACTTCTTCCGCCATTTCCTTGGTCGTCTGCATCGCCCCCAGGACTTTCAATTCCTAGTTGATGGCATGACTAGAATACTGAATCAGCCG CTCCAAGCCAACACCTCTTACCTACCCGGCAGCCACAAGTCACTGACCTGGGCACCTGAGATGATCATGCTCTTCTGGGAGGCATTGCAGTGCAACAAGCGCTTTCGCTCGTTCATCATTGATACCGACAGAGCCCACGATTTTGTTGTGCTAGTACTCTACTATGCCATTGATCAGCGCAACGACCCGTCTAAGCAAGGTCTTGTGCGCATGTGCATCTTTGTACTTCAAACCTTGAGTGTTGAGCCGCAGTTTGGCAAGAGCCTCAACAAGACGTTCGAGGGCCAAGAGTCACTTCCAGCTAGCATACGCATACCCAACTTCCATGGCACATATGCCGACTATGTCATCACG TCTATCTACACACTACTCACTACCGGCAAAGGCAGGTTAGATGCGATATATCCGGCCTTACTTGCGATTCTGAACAACATCGCGGCTTACGTCCAGAATCTCGGGCGTGCCTCAAGCTCCAAGCTACTACAGCTCTTTGCTTCCATGTCGTCCCCCAGTTTCTTGTTTGCGAATGAGAACAACCACACACTTCTTCATTCGCTATTGGAGGTTCTAAATGCCATCCTGGAACATCAATATCAGC ACAATCCGAACCTTGTGTATGCTATTGTGCGATCGCAGAAGAGGTTTCAAGCATTAAGAGATTTCACACTTGAAAGCGGCCAAGAGGAGCTCGAGCGTCAAAATCAACAGCGTAAGGAGGGCTCCGATGACATCTCGCGCACCGCTTCCATCGACAGTCTGAGAAGCCCCACGGTAGCCCGCACACCCACCCTCGGCAACGTCCCAGAAGAAGATAGCGCCTTTGCCATCGGTGATGACGATGATTCGGATGCAGAGGAAACACGCCCATTAGAAGCTCAAAGATCACCGATACAGTCACCCTCAAGTGCCTCTAGAAGCGCATCCATAGCATCATCTGTGGACGACTCGGTGCCCCTTCAACTAAGGGGTATGTCAGAAAAGGCAAGAGGAAAGATGCCGGTGGGCCAGCCTGCCTTCTCTCGCCAGAACAGCATGACCAGTCTGCACAGCCTAGCCGGTCCAGCGCTGGCCACCAATGACTTCTTCACTCCCTCCGTACCCTGG CTCGAAGGATGGCTCTCTGAACTCCCACTCCATACTATCCTGATGTTGATCTCACAGCTTGGTCCCAAGATCCCTCAAACAGGTAACTCACAAGAGACCGCCGAGGCACTAAACATCATCCGCGAAACAGAGGTTCGTGGTATCGAGCCCTCGCCCATCAGAGTCCATCTCTTCGAGTGGTCGCCATTGTCGCTCGGTTGGTATGAGTCGCTCCTTTGGGGCTTTGTGTTTGCCGCCGAGATGCTTGTTGCGAAGGGTACAGCGGGTGTCTGGAACAACACTAGCATACGGTTGTTCAAGGTTCAAGAAACTTCGGCCGCAGCGCCTTCACTCTTGCAGCCGAGAGGTGCGGTAGATGCGGTAGGAAGCAACCTCGTACAGCGGATTGGATCTCTCAACATCCGGGGCGCGGTCGCGCAGGCTTCCCAAGCTGCACAGCGCTCGCCGTCGAGTACGGGCAGTGGAGGGCAGCAGGGCACTGTGAGAGATGTGTAA